From one Flavobacteriales bacterium genomic stretch:
- a CDS encoding DEAD/DEAH box helicase translates to MERTTFNDLELIEPILKALHEEGYTHPTPIQQQAIPHLTQGRDLLGCAQTGTGKTAAFAIPILQELHQKPAVGPKKAIRVLILTPTRELAIQIGESFSSYGRHLNLKHTVIFGGVGQKPQTDALHRGVDIVVATPGRLLDLMGQGYVHLNGLEVFVLDEADRMLDMGFIHDVKKVIAKLPAKRQTLFFSATMPPEIAKLANSILTNPVKVEVVPQSTTADTIDQHLLFVDRTDKNKLLLHLLQGEAIREALIFTRTKHGANKVVKVLNQAGIGAEAIHGNKSQSARQSALKSFKEGKLRALVATDIAARGIDIDGLTHVINFDIPNIPETYVHRIGRTGRAGASGKALSFCDHEEKEYLRDIQRLIKREVPVLTDHPFVMTGGPKKAEPEVREPRQPRGPGRGGNQRSRSGGDRNEGRPQRASGERSGDRREGQRSPSTNGGQPREQRPQQARSNESRPSRQSTGRPQHPRSNEQRNDRPQQARNGERRNDRGPQRSGGHRDSRPQAPRTDNRPNENRQSAGKPDYAKLTKEIFDEESTTKAPKKSEEKGSGILKWFKRG, encoded by the coding sequence ATGGAACGTACCACGTTCAACGACCTCGAGCTCATCGAGCCCATCTTGAAAGCCCTTCACGAAGAAGGCTACACCCACCCCACCCCCATTCAGCAACAGGCCATCCCGCACCTCACACAAGGGCGCGACCTGCTCGGCTGCGCGCAAACGGGCACGGGGAAAACCGCGGCCTTCGCCATCCCGATCCTGCAGGAGCTCCACCAGAAGCCGGCAGTCGGACCCAAGAAGGCCATCCGCGTACTGATCCTCACCCCCACCCGCGAATTGGCCATCCAGATCGGTGAGAGCTTCAGCTCCTATGGCCGCCATCTGAACCTGAAGCACACCGTGATCTTCGGTGGCGTGGGCCAGAAGCCGCAGACCGATGCCCTGCACCGCGGAGTGGATATCGTAGTGGCCACGCCCGGCCGACTGCTCGACCTCATGGGACAGGGCTATGTCCACTTGAATGGGCTCGAGGTCTTCGTGCTCGATGAAGCCGACCGCATGCTCGACATGGGCTTCATCCACGACGTGAAGAAGGTGATCGCCAAACTGCCTGCGAAGCGGCAGACGCTCTTCTTCAGCGCCACCATGCCGCCGGAGATCGCCAAGCTGGCCAACAGCATCCTCACCAATCCGGTGAAGGTGGAAGTGGTGCCGCAGAGCACCACCGCCGACACCATCGATCAGCACCTGCTCTTCGTTGACCGCACCGACAAGAACAAATTGCTGCTGCACCTATTGCAGGGCGAAGCCATCCGCGAAGCGCTGATCTTCACCCGCACCAAGCACGGCGCCAACAAGGTGGTCAAGGTGCTCAACCAGGCCGGCATCGGTGCCGAGGCCATCCACGGCAACAAGAGCCAGAGCGCGCGGCAAAGCGCGCTGAAGAGCTTCAAGGAAGGCAAGCTTCGTGCGCTGGTGGCCACGGACATTGCTGCGCGCGGCATCGACATCGACGGCCTCACGCACGTGATCAACTTCGACATCCCGAACATCCCCGAGACCTACGTGCACCGCATCGGCCGCACCGGTCGCGCCGGCGCCAGCGGCAAGGCCCTCTCCTTCTGCGACCATGAAGAGAAGGAATACCTGCGCGACATCCAGCGCCTGATCAAGCGCGAGGTGCCGGTGCTCACCGACCACCCCTTCGTGATGACCGGCGGCCCGAAGAAGGCCGAGCCCGAAGTGCGCGAGCCGCGTCAGCCGCGCGGACCCGGACGCGGCGGCAACCAACGTTCGCGCTCCGGCGGCGACCGCAACGAAGGGCGCCCGCAGCGCGCATCGGGCGAGCGCAGCGGCGATCGTCGCGAAGGACAGCGCAGCCCGTCCACGAACGGAGGCCAGCCCCGTGAGCAGCGCCCACAACAGGCGCGTTCCAACGAGTCACGCCCTTCCCGCCAATCGACGGGACGTCCGCAGCACCCGCGCTCGAACGAGCAGCGCAACGACCGTCCGCAACAAGCGCGCAATGGCGAGCGCCGCAACGATCGCGGGCCGCAACGTTCCGGTGGCCATCGCGACAGCCGTCCGCAAGCGCCGCGCACCGACAACCGTCCGAACGAGAACCGCCAGAGCGCCGGGAAGCCCGACTACGCGAAGCTGACCAAGGAGATCTTCGATGAAGAGAGCACGACGAAAGCTCCGAAGAAGTCCGAGGAAAAAGGCTCCGGGATCCTGAAGTGGTTCAAACGAGGCTGA
- a CDS encoding DUF3293 domain-containing protein, producing MNARPCPIADAVNTNLNPPMPQPPATNFHPAYFQVRFRTEAPQEDWPDQFVILTAYATTGETWSEERNVEADRKLHAHLVTLGHTPIRITGYDPESGHAEPGWAVELPLEEALAVGREFLQDAIFVVQGDTLAVAQCNTPHAAQTIGHFRERVR from the coding sequence ATGAACGCACGACCCTGTCCCATCGCCGATGCCGTTAACACCAACTTGAACCCTCCAATGCCACAGCCACCAGCAACCAACTTCCACCCGGCCTACTTCCAGGTGCGCTTCCGCACCGAAGCACCGCAGGAAGACTGGCCCGACCAGTTCGTCATCCTCACCGCCTACGCCACCACCGGCGAGACGTGGAGCGAGGAGCGCAATGTCGAAGCCGACCGCAAGCTCCATGCGCACTTGGTGACGCTCGGGCACACGCCCATCCGTATAACCGGGTACGACCCCGAGAGCGGCCACGCAGAACCCGGCTGGGCGGTGGAATTGCCGCTGGAGGAAGCGCTGGCGGTGGGACGAGAATTTCTGCAGGATGCGATCTTCGTGGTGCAAGGGGATACGTTGGCAGTGGCGCAGTGCAACACCCCCCATGCAGCGCAGACCATAGGGCACTTCCGCGAGCGCGTGAGGTAG
- a CDS encoding restriction endonuclease: MPASEPLSVFEHEKLRVGERGFQRVHYDRLLKWNEANGFKYFDAGPNSITFAQYVGVIQVGDLVIQVLPKADRDGDAGKWQRALLEMLGLVHNLPLTSTTESHLHKRSSSILDFFFDLYVHDVHGLVRGGLVKQYHRRTGNQLALKGRIHWPGHLRENLIRKERFHVEHQVYDNDHMLHSLLKRALCIVKDTALDPMIVGRVQDVEWAFEQVMDRPLTAASIARIRLGRKTQSYARAVQLATMIVLDHAPDIKGGQTRLLGLMFDMNVLYERVVLKLLQQAARATDLTISGQDSRLFWQRQKIARISWCVAATAWN; this comes from the coding sequence ATGCCAGCAAGTGAGCCGCTGAGCGTTTTCGAGCACGAGAAGCTGCGCGTGGGTGAGCGGGGCTTCCAGCGTGTGCATTACGACCGGCTCCTGAAGTGGAACGAGGCGAACGGCTTCAAGTACTTCGATGCAGGCCCGAACAGCATCACGTTCGCACAATACGTCGGCGTGATCCAGGTCGGCGATCTGGTCATTCAGGTCCTGCCAAAGGCCGACCGCGACGGTGATGCAGGCAAGTGGCAACGCGCCCTGCTGGAGATGCTGGGCCTAGTACACAACCTGCCCCTCACCAGCACCACGGAGAGCCACCTGCACAAGCGCAGTTCCTCCATCCTCGATTTCTTCTTCGACCTCTACGTGCATGATGTGCATGGGCTTGTCCGCGGCGGCCTGGTGAAGCAGTATCACCGGCGTACCGGCAACCAGTTAGCCCTGAAGGGACGCATACATTGGCCCGGACACCTGCGCGAGAACCTGATCCGCAAGGAACGTTTCCACGTGGAGCACCAGGTGTACGATAATGACCACATGCTGCACAGCCTATTGAAGCGTGCCCTGTGCATTGTGAAGGACACCGCCCTCGATCCGATGATCGTGGGGCGTGTGCAGGATGTGGAATGGGCCTTTGAGCAGGTGATGGATCGCCCCTTGACCGCCGCCTCCATCGCGCGCATCCGCCTCGGCCGCAAGACCCAGTCCTATGCGCGGGCTGTTCAACTGGCCACAATGATCGTACTGGACCACGCACCCGACATCAAGGGCGGCCAGACCCGCCTATTGGGCCTGATGTTCGACATGAACGTGCTCTACGAACGGGTGGTCCTGAAACTGCTCCAGCAGGCCGCGCGGGCTACCGACCTCACCATATCGGGCCAGGATAGCCGCTTGTTCTGGCAACGCCAGAAGATCGCCCGGATATCGTGGTGCGTCGCGGCGACCGCGTGGAACTGA
- a CDS encoding AAA family ATPase has translation MEAIDKPSLNRIFYGPPGTGKTYHTIGAALEVCDETFYEANKQKPEALRERFNQLLVKEWDDPDWQIAFCTFHQSFSYEDFVEGIKPQTHVSKDGEEEVKQVTYEVQDGIFKLMCASARTGERGGAGSIIEEGVLAKANFYKVSLGQYNSPADDEIYAHCMANSVIAVGYGGSVDVSKAKDETGIKDILKGAGFKEEGEGFRYTVSVLRALQQDMKEGDIVFVSAGNSLIRAVGRISDDYFMDANAPIRFKQFRRVQWLLQDVEIPVEDIYPKAFVMGTLYSLDRNLVKKDYFRKGKDEPVKKDGRYALIIDEINRGNVASIFGELITLIEDDKREAGKEPARVKLPYSKDDFSVPSNLYLIGTMNTADRSVEALDTALRRRFSFVEMPSQPELVKPETVEGIEVRAVLTTINERVEQLMDKDHHIGHSYFMGLKTGNDLKRVFATKVIPLLEEYFHGDAKKVGAVLGEAFVEVRKKTIPFAKGFDMDEYEVKELFTVKDPRKFADLEPFKAIYASK, from the coding sequence ATGGAAGCGATCGATAAGCCATCACTGAATCGCATCTTCTACGGCCCGCCGGGTACCGGCAAGACCTACCACACCATTGGAGCGGCGCTGGAGGTATGCGACGAGACCTTTTACGAGGCCAACAAGCAGAAGCCGGAAGCGCTGCGCGAACGATTCAACCAATTGCTCGTGAAGGAATGGGACGACCCGGACTGGCAGATCGCCTTCTGCACCTTCCACCAGAGCTTCAGTTACGAGGACTTCGTGGAGGGCATCAAGCCGCAGACGCACGTGAGCAAGGATGGCGAAGAGGAGGTCAAGCAGGTCACCTATGAGGTGCAGGACGGCATCTTCAAGCTGATGTGCGCCTCGGCGCGCACCGGCGAGCGGGGTGGTGCCGGGAGCATCATTGAGGAGGGTGTTCTGGCCAAGGCCAACTTCTATAAGGTCTCCTTGGGCCAATACAACAGTCCGGCCGACGATGAGATCTACGCGCACTGCATGGCGAACAGCGTCATCGCGGTAGGCTACGGCGGTTCCGTGGACGTGAGCAAAGCCAAGGATGAAACCGGCATCAAGGACATTCTGAAAGGCGCTGGCTTCAAAGAGGAGGGAGAAGGCTTCCGATACACGGTAAGCGTCCTGCGTGCCCTGCAGCAGGACATGAAGGAGGGCGACATCGTGTTCGTCAGCGCTGGCAACAGCTTGATACGCGCGGTCGGCAGGATCAGCGACGACTACTTCATGGACGCGAATGCGCCGATACGCTTCAAACAGTTCCGCCGGGTGCAATGGCTCCTGCAGGATGTGGAGATCCCGGTGGAGGACATCTATCCGAAGGCCTTCGTAATGGGCACCCTGTACAGCCTTGACCGGAACCTGGTGAAGAAGGACTACTTCCGCAAGGGCAAGGATGAGCCGGTGAAGAAGGATGGCCGCTACGCGCTCATCATCGACGAGATCAACCGGGGCAATGTGGCCAGCATCTTCGGCGAGCTCATCACCCTCATAGAGGATGACAAACGAGAGGCCGGAAAAGAACCGGCGCGAGTGAAGCTGCCCTATTCCAAGGACGACTTCAGCGTTCCATCCAACCTTTATCTCATCGGCACCATGAACACCGCCGACCGCAGCGTTGAAGCACTGGACACGGCCTTGCGCCGACGCTTCAGCTTTGTGGAGATGCCATCGCAGCCGGAGTTGGTCAAGCCGGAAACCGTGGAAGGCATTGAGGTCCGCGCGGTGCTCACCACCATCAACGAACGAGTAGAGCAACTGATGGACAAGGACCACCACATCGGCCACAGCTACTTCATGGGCCTGAAGACCGGTAATGACTTGAAGCGTGTCTTCGCCACCAAGGTCATCCCCTTGCTGGAGGAATACTTCCATGGCGATGCGAAGAAGGTGGGCGCTGTGCTCGGTGAGGCGTTCGTGGAGGTGCGCAAAAAGACCATCCCGTTCGCCAAGGGTTTCGATATGGACGAGTACGAAGTGAAGGAACTCTTCACGGTGAAGGACCCGCGCAAATTCGCCGACCTCGAACCCTTCAAGGCCATCTATGCCAGCAAGTGA
- a CDS encoding DEAD/DEAH box helicase family protein encodes MKFHFEPDLDYQRDAIASVVDLFKGQESCQTEFTVLVPSNRDESAPELGLNVSLPGYGNRLKLLEEEILENLQAVQLRNGLRPEEALYGMDFTVEMETGTGKTYVYLRTIFKLNKEYGFTKFVIVVPSVAIKEGVHKSLQMMEEHFKAQFAGTTADFFVYDSSKLNQVRSFATSSRIQIMVMTVGAINKKDVNVIYDQREQTNDERPIDLIRATRPIVIVDEPQSVDGGLGGSGKKALEEMAPLCTLRYSATHIDKHHMVYRLDAVDAYERKLVKQIEVAAMEVADAHNAAYVKLLSAKKVRSNYVVELELDRQLVTGIKRDRFKNITADEDLEQLTGRAMYAGYLISNIGVAKGKEFVEFQNLEKPLRIGESVGDVDRAAVHRQMIRRTITEHLDKEQRLRPMGIKVLSLFFIDEVPSYRAYNEDGVAVKGKFATIFEEEYRAAAKLAKYRTLFEGVDLATAPEDVHDGYFSIDKRIHTPFEDQQLKKSSSKEDVETSTFNLIMRDKERLLSFDTPLKFIFSHSALKEGWDNPNVFQICVLREMGSELQRRQTIGRGLRICVNSNTGERVRGFDVNTLTVVANESYERFAEELQHEIEKETGLRFGIVEPHQFAGLGKKTEDGKHVVLGVESSERIWAYLKQQAYIDSKGKVQDSLREVLKNNTLTLPEDYEEQLPAVKEVLRKLAGKLDIKNAQDKKIIRTREAQLHSEEFKALWNRIKQKTTYRVHFNEERLIEQCIKAVNDLEPIRAPRMTTRKADVVLGRSGVQATENTVSAPQVLYELQPIKPDILTELQDRTQLTRASLVRILTECDRLDEFSKNPQQFIDLVAEGINRCKRMELVDGIKYRKLGDMECYAQELFETEELTGYLNMVACDRSVHEYVVYDSSTERLFAQQLDKNEAVKVFAKLPSWFKVPTPLGPYNPDWAVVVEVDGQDRVYFVAETKSSLWSGDLRDKEGGKIKCGDAHFEELASGTENPARFEKVTDVEDLMTRL; translated from the coding sequence ATGAAATTCCATTTCGAACCCGACCTCGATTACCAGCGCGACGCCATCGCCTCGGTGGTAGACCTGTTCAAAGGCCAGGAGAGCTGCCAGACGGAGTTCACCGTGCTGGTGCCGAGCAATCGCGATGAAAGCGCGCCGGAACTTGGGCTGAACGTAAGCCTGCCCGGCTACGGCAACCGCCTGAAGCTGCTGGAGGAAGAGATACTGGAGAACCTGCAAGCCGTGCAACTGCGTAACGGCCTACGTCCAGAAGAGGCTTTGTACGGCATGGACTTCACCGTGGAGATGGAGACCGGTACGGGCAAGACCTACGTGTACTTGCGCACCATTTTCAAACTGAACAAGGAATACGGCTTCACCAAGTTCGTGATCGTTGTGCCCTCGGTGGCCATCAAGGAGGGCGTGCATAAGTCGCTCCAGATGATGGAGGAGCACTTCAAGGCACAGTTCGCGGGCACCACAGCGGACTTCTTCGTGTACGACAGCAGCAAGTTGAACCAAGTGCGCAGCTTCGCTACCAGCAGTCGCATCCAGATCATGGTGATGACGGTGGGCGCCATCAATAAGAAGGACGTAAACGTCATCTACGACCAGCGGGAGCAGACCAACGACGAACGGCCCATCGACCTGATCCGCGCCACACGTCCCATCGTGATCGTGGACGAACCACAAAGCGTAGATGGCGGCTTGGGTGGTAGTGGCAAGAAGGCATTGGAGGAGATGGCCCCGCTATGCACGCTGCGGTACAGTGCGACGCACATCGACAAGCACCATATGGTGTACCGCTTGGATGCAGTGGATGCTTACGAACGTAAGCTCGTAAAGCAGATCGAAGTGGCCGCCATGGAAGTGGCCGATGCGCACAACGCGGCCTATGTGAAGCTGCTCAGCGCGAAGAAGGTGCGTTCCAATTACGTCGTGGAACTTGAGTTGGACCGTCAGCTTGTGACGGGCATCAAGCGCGACCGTTTCAAGAACATCACGGCTGATGAGGACCTGGAACAACTGACCGGCCGTGCCATGTATGCGGGATATCTCATCAGCAACATCGGCGTAGCCAAGGGCAAAGAGTTCGTGGAGTTCCAGAACCTGGAAAAGCCTCTGCGCATCGGCGAATCGGTTGGCGATGTGGACCGGGCCGCAGTTCACCGGCAGATGATCCGCCGCACCATCACCGAGCACCTGGACAAGGAGCAACGGTTGCGGCCCATGGGCATCAAAGTGCTCAGCCTCTTCTTCATCGATGAGGTGCCGTCGTATCGCGCCTATAACGAAGACGGTGTTGCGGTGAAAGGCAAGTTCGCGACCATCTTCGAGGAAGAGTATCGTGCGGCCGCCAAGCTGGCCAAGTACCGCACGCTCTTCGAAGGCGTTGACCTTGCGACGGCACCAGAGGACGTACACGATGGCTACTTCTCCATCGACAAGCGCATCCACACACCCTTCGAGGACCAGCAACTGAAGAAGAGCAGCAGCAAGGAGGACGTGGAGACGAGCACCTTCAACCTCATCATGCGCGACAAGGAGCGACTGTTGAGCTTCGATACACCGCTCAAGTTCATCTTCTCGCACAGTGCGCTGAAGGAAGGCTGGGACAACCCGAACGTGTTCCAGATCTGCGTGCTGCGCGAAATGGGTTCGGAGCTGCAACGCCGCCAGACCATCGGCCGCGGCCTACGCATCTGTGTGAACAGCAACACCGGCGAACGCGTGCGCGGCTTCGATGTGAACACGCTGACCGTAGTGGCTAACGAGAGCTACGAGCGCTTCGCGGAGGAACTGCAGCACGAGATCGAGAAGGAGACCGGCTTGCGCTTCGGTATTGTGGAGCCACACCAGTTCGCAGGACTCGGCAAGAAGACCGAAGACGGCAAACACGTCGTGCTCGGCGTGGAAAGCAGCGAACGCATCTGGGCCTACCTAAAGCAGCAGGCGTATATCGACAGCAAAGGCAAAGTGCAGGACAGCTTGCGCGAGGTGCTGAAGAACAACACGCTCACGCTGCCGGAAGATTACGAGGAGCAACTGCCAGCGGTGAAAGAAGTGCTGCGCAAACTGGCCGGCAAGCTGGACATAAAGAACGCGCAGGACAAGAAGATCATTCGCACACGTGAAGCACAACTCCACAGCGAAGAGTTCAAGGCGCTATGGAACCGTATCAAGCAGAAGACCACCTACCGTGTCCACTTTAATGAGGAGCGGTTGATCGAGCAGTGCATCAAAGCGGTGAACGATCTGGAGCCCATCCGCGCTCCTCGCATGACCACACGCAAAGCTGATGTAGTGTTAGGCCGTAGCGGTGTACAGGCAACTGAGAATACTGTGAGCGCGCCGCAGGTGTTGTATGAACTCCAGCCCATAAAGCCGGACATCCTCACAGAACTTCAAGACCGCACCCAGCTAACCCGCGCCAGTCTAGTGCGCATCCTTACCGAATGTGACCGGCTGGATGAGTTCTCCAAGAATCCCCAGCAATTCATCGACCTCGTCGCCGAAGGCATCAACCGCTGCAAGCGCATGGAGTTGGTCGACGGAATCAAGTACCGCAAGCTCGGCGATATGGAGTGTTACGCCCAAGAGCTTTTCGAGACCGAGGAGCTGACCGGCTACTTGAACATGGTGGCATGCGATCGCTCAGTCCACGAGTACGTAGTCTACGATTCATCCACTGAGCGGCTGTTCGCTCAGCAGTTGGACAAGAACGAAGCAGTAAAGGTTTTCGCGAAGCTGCCGAGCTGGTTCAAGGTGCCTACGCCATTGGGTCCTTACAATCCTGATTGGGCGGTGGTAGTCGAAGTGGATGGACAGGACCGGGTGTATTTCGTGGCGGAGACGAAGAGTTCGCTTTGGTCTGGGGATCTGCGGGACAAGGAGGGTGGCAAGATCAAATGCGGGGACGCGCATTTCGAGGAGCTTGCGTCGGGAACCGAGAACCCAGCGCGATTTGAGAAGGTGACGGATGTGGAGGATCTGATGACAAGATTATAA
- a CDS encoding putative DNA binding domain-containing protein → MALPVNIDDLLHGRSVEWERMEFKQGWNPEAVLRSICAFANDFHNLGGGYIFIGVGEQHGQPVIPPVGIAPASIDAIQKEILNFGYHAIVPQYHPIVVPHSVGDKTILVIWAPGGQQRPYKAKASLARDEQGYRYYIRQNSSTVVAQGDYETELLSLAAQIPFDDRMNQRATVEELDRDRMLTFLKEVGSELLNEASALSTLELAEQMRIVDGASEAVFPRNVGLLFFGKDPQHHFREARIEVAWFPDGPAGASFKEKVFVGPLDRMLREALDFIQRNYLHDVVTKHADRAQATRVVNYPYAAIEEALVNAVYHRSYEVREPIEVRITPEELTILSYPGPDRSINLEQLRAGRAVSRRYRNRRIGEFLKELDLTEGRATGIPKIIRAMRENGSPEPVFETEDERTTFLVRLPVHAESRAQDPTAQVTAQVEALRASVFGDLAAALRAPTAQVTAQAAAQVAAIMQAAAEGEQSSDALMAAASLSHREHFRKNYLTPLMMDGWLVRTLPQPNHPQQRYKITEKGRNWLDRFNVLPKA, encoded by the coding sequence ATGGCACTGCCTGTCAACATAGACGACCTGCTGCATGGCCGCTCCGTGGAATGGGAGCGCATGGAATTCAAACAGGGCTGGAATCCGGAGGCGGTGCTGCGCTCCATCTGCGCCTTCGCGAACGACTTCCACAACCTGGGTGGCGGCTACATCTTCATCGGCGTCGGGGAGCAGCATGGGCAACCGGTCATTCCGCCGGTCGGCATAGCACCCGCCAGCATCGATGCCATCCAGAAGGAGATCCTGAACTTCGGTTATCATGCGATTGTGCCGCAATACCACCCGATCGTGGTTCCGCATAGTGTTGGCGACAAGACCATCCTGGTGATCTGGGCACCTGGCGGACAGCAACGCCCCTACAAGGCCAAAGCGTCATTGGCCAGGGACGAACAAGGCTACCGCTACTACATCCGGCAGAACTCCAGCACGGTGGTGGCCCAAGGCGACTACGAGACCGAACTGCTCTCGCTTGCCGCGCAGATCCCCTTCGATGACCGGATGAACCAGCGGGCCACCGTGGAGGAATTGGATCGCGATCGCATGCTCACCTTCCTGAAGGAAGTAGGGAGCGAATTGTTGAACGAAGCTTCTGCACTCAGCACGTTGGAACTCGCCGAGCAGATGCGCATCGTGGATGGCGCATCGGAGGCGGTCTTCCCGCGTAACGTGGGCCTGCTGTTCTTCGGCAAGGATCCGCAGCACCACTTCCGCGAAGCGCGCATTGAAGTGGCGTGGTTCCCCGATGGGCCTGCGGGTGCTTCCTTCAAGGAGAAGGTCTTTGTTGGCCCATTGGACCGCATGTTGCGCGAAGCCCTGGACTTCATCCAGCGGAACTACCTGCACGATGTCGTAACGAAGCACGCCGACCGTGCGCAGGCCACGCGGGTGGTGAACTATCCCTACGCCGCCATCGAGGAAGCCCTTGTGAACGCGGTGTACCATCGCAGCTACGAGGTGCGCGAACCGATCGAGGTGCGCATCACGCCCGAGGAGCTTACCATCCTGAGCTATCCCGGACCGGACCGCTCCATCAATTTGGAGCAGTTGCGCGCGGGCCGCGCGGTGAGCCGCCGCTACCGCAACCGCCGCATCGGCGAGTTCCTCAAGGAACTGGACCTTACCGAAGGCCGCGCCACGGGCATCCCCAAGATCATCCGCGCCATGCGCGAGAACGGCAGCCCGGAACCGGTGTTCGAGACCGAGGACGAGCGTACCACCTTCCTGGTGCGTCTGCCGGTGCACGCCGAGAGCCGGGCTCAAGACCCCACCGCGCAAGTCACCGCGCAAGTTGAGGCGCTGAGAGCCAGCGTGTTCGGCGACCTCGCCGCCGCGCTGCGCGCGCCTACCGCGCAAGTCACCGCGCAAGCTGCCGCGCAAGTCGCTGCCATTATGCAAGCCGCAGCGGAGGGTGAGCAAAGCAGCGATGCGCTCATGGCGGCCGCCAGCCTTTCACACCGCGAGCATTTCCGCAAGAACTACCTCACCCCGCTCATGATGGACGGCTGGCTGGTGCGCACACTGCCCCAGCCCAACCACCCCCAGCAACGCTATAAGATCACCGAGAAAGGGAGGAATTGGTTGGACCGATTCAACGTACTGCCCAAAGCATGA